A window from Candidatus Nitrospira neomarina encodes these proteins:
- a CDS encoding metallophosphoesterase produces the protein MWWRRNRAVLPKLQFLVLVTCAWLGSAGIESAFAHSDSQVRNVWVQVVPPHRGLVRAITEGEHCPLAYFDGRHARMKVRAQPNSDFNVLVCELLVPRETGRIEVAGRELRPVSRNPRRIAVVGDTGCRMKAGSAFDDGFQNCGDPDDWEFAKVAERVAEWQPDLIIQLGDYIYREEKCPDGCGNCQGSPYNSPGMRMATWNTDFFHPGTPMLEAAPLVFVRGDHETCERAGLGYVRFLNPFEFAACSDFSDPYALEFEELQLVVMDTVQADDTSLSPNVVINRYARDFEQAAKLAEGPTWLLSHRPIWALRPAHSSVLKPKTDACGNQMIPPVAVEDINVTAQDALTASRLAGRLPPAVDLVLTGHIHVGEVLSFTGRRPPQMVVGISGTKLLPAVTKGLEGRVIDSETVTHAMMVSVHGFFGFVPRQRGAWSVNVFDAAGASVTKCRIDDKNARCRSR, from the coding sequence ATGTGGTGGCGTCGTAATCGGGCAGTCCTGCCAAAGCTTCAATTCCTGGTGCTCGTGACCTGCGCGTGGCTGGGTTCGGCCGGGATCGAATCTGCTTTCGCCCATTCTGACTCACAAGTCCGCAATGTGTGGGTGCAGGTTGTGCCACCTCACCGCGGGCTCGTGCGCGCCATTACCGAAGGTGAGCATTGTCCCTTGGCCTATTTCGATGGCCGCCATGCGCGGATGAAAGTGCGTGCGCAACCGAATTCGGATTTTAATGTTCTGGTCTGTGAACTCCTCGTGCCGCGTGAGACCGGCCGAATCGAAGTTGCCGGTCGTGAGCTCCGCCCGGTTTCTCGGAATCCACGGCGAATCGCGGTAGTCGGAGACACCGGCTGTCGCATGAAGGCGGGGAGTGCATTCGACGATGGTTTTCAGAACTGTGGCGACCCCGACGACTGGGAATTTGCCAAGGTTGCAGAACGCGTGGCGGAATGGCAGCCGGATCTGATTATTCAGTTGGGAGATTACATCTATCGCGAAGAAAAGTGCCCCGATGGTTGTGGGAATTGCCAGGGCAGTCCCTACAACAGTCCGGGTATGCGGATGGCGACCTGGAATACCGATTTCTTCCATCCGGGGACGCCTATGCTCGAAGCAGCCCCACTCGTTTTTGTACGGGGGGACCACGAAACTTGTGAGCGCGCCGGATTAGGATATGTTCGTTTTCTCAATCCGTTTGAGTTCGCAGCCTGCAGTGACTTCAGTGATCCCTATGCCTTGGAGTTCGAAGAGCTGCAGTTGGTCGTCATGGATACCGTTCAGGCCGATGATACTTCGCTCTCGCCGAACGTCGTGATCAATCGCTACGCGCGAGACTTCGAACAGGCAGCGAAGCTTGCAGAGGGTCCCACCTGGCTTCTCAGTCACCGCCCCATCTGGGCATTGCGCCCGGCGCACAGTTCCGTCTTGAAGCCAAAGACCGATGCGTGCGGCAATCAGATGATTCCACCCGTAGCTGTGGAAGATATCAACGTGACTGCTCAGGACGCATTGACTGCCTCAAGGTTGGCAGGCCGCTTGCCGCCGGCGGTAGACCTGGTCCTCACCGGCCATATTCATGTGGGTGAGGTGTTGAGCTTTACCGGCCGTCGACCACCTCAGATGGTAGTGGGTATCAGTGGCACAAAATTGCTTCCAGCTGTTACCAAGGGACTTGAGGGAAGGGTAATTGATAGCGAGACTGTGACGCACGCCATGATGGTCTCAGTCCATGGATTTTTTGGTTTCGTCCCCCGTCAACGAGGTGCCTGGAGTGTGAACGTATTCGACGCTGCCGGAGCGAGTGTCACCAAATGCAGGATCGATGACAAGAATGCCCGGTGTCGGTCGCGGTAA
- a CDS encoding cytochrome P450: MLETLRLEQSEYLMRKALRDIEFEGFLIPKGWLVRIGIRESHRDAEIFPNPNDFNPDRFLTTSIGPKQYSPFGIQQKSCLGKGLTLWIGQKVVLELAQGFEWKVVHDGPRELGVFHWRPSAKLGVQMSSISMGSA; the protein is encoded by the coding sequence GTGCTTGAAACTTTGCGGCTGGAGCAAAGCGAATATCTTATGCGCAAGGCCCTGCGCGACATTGAATTTGAAGGATTTTTAATTCCAAAAGGCTGGCTGGTACGGATTGGCATTCGTGAAAGCCATCGGGATGCTGAAATTTTTCCCAACCCAAATGACTTCAACCCTGATCGATTTTTAACAACGTCCATTGGCCCCAAGCAGTATTCTCCTTTTGGCATCCAACAGAAATCGTGTTTGGGAAAGGGACTCACTCTTTGGATTGGGCAGAAGGTTGTTCTGGAATTAGCGCAAGGCTTTGAATGGAAAGTCGTTCATGATGGTCCCAGAGAATTGGGGGTCTTTCATTGGAGACCCAGTGCGAAGTTAGGCGTACAGATGTCTTCAATTTCTATGGGTTCAGCATAA
- a CDS encoding lipocalin family protein produces MGIVCLMLGACSSVEPAGTLPTALSVDLSRYSGMWHEIARLPMWGQRNCVRSTAEYRLLESGKVAVRNACTTSTGEEVSIEGVATVVDPEHRAKLNVVFDQWAAKLVALLTSAEQGNYWILRVDPEYKLAIVGTPDRDYLWILARTPSIDEASYQDMVSFSHRLGFQTEHLIRAPAGED; encoded by the coding sequence ATGGGAATCGTCTGCTTGATGCTGGGTGCCTGTTCAAGCGTTGAACCGGCAGGAACGTTACCCACGGCATTGTCAGTTGACCTCTCCCGATATAGCGGAATGTGGCATGAAATTGCACGACTGCCGATGTGGGGGCAACGAAATTGCGTAAGATCTACAGCCGAGTACCGGCTACTGGAATCGGGGAAAGTCGCCGTGCGAAACGCATGTACCACCTCGACCGGTGAGGAGGTCAGCATTGAGGGAGTGGCCACCGTGGTGGACCCTGAACATCGGGCGAAGTTGAACGTGGTCTTCGACCAATGGGCAGCTAAACTTGTAGCCTTGCTTACCTCAGCGGAGCAGGGGAATTACTGGATACTTCGGGTCGATCCCGAGTACAAGCTTGCGATCGTCGGCACCCCGGATCGGGACTACCTCTGGATCCTGGCACGAACCCCCTCGATCGATGAAGCAAGCTATCAGGACATGGTCTCCTTTAGTCATCGCCTCGGCTTTCAAACAGAGCATTTGATCCGGGCCCCCGCCGGGGAAGATTAG
- a CDS encoding M48 family metalloprotease translates to MNNQHHMKKNVLSRFLRSVPLMFLNQQARADLKEFLLRAWILTLVIFGLATITHAFDLGDALKQLGQPDETTTGTTQEGTPQKKTGKKTPALTDLTDLVKGTSTEEEIAIGQEIAGRLLGAAPLVKDERLQRYVNHVGRWLSLQSGRTDLDWYFGVIDSEDINAFAAPGGFIFLTKGLYRQLHSEAELAGVLGHEIGHVVKQHHLTIIKQSQAIDMGRSVFSQKLGNMKNEQAKQAVNNLIGSGAEVMARGLDKDAEYQADRIGVVLAARAGYDAYGLPMVLQEIGHAGLSDSSVALLFKTHPHPDTRLAELGDSMGESFDQYSNGKTVKDRFYTLSK, encoded by the coding sequence ATGAACAATCAGCATCATATGAAGAAAAATGTACTCTCTCGTTTTTTACGATCGGTGCCTCTAATGTTCCTCAATCAACAGGCAAGGGCGGACTTGAAAGAATTCCTTTTGCGTGCATGGATTCTGACATTGGTAATCTTCGGGTTGGCAACCATCACTCATGCATTTGATTTGGGTGATGCTCTCAAACAATTAGGGCAGCCGGATGAAACCACCACCGGAACAACACAAGAAGGTACTCCACAAAAAAAGACGGGCAAGAAAACTCCTGCGCTGACAGACCTGACCGACCTGGTCAAAGGGACTTCCACAGAAGAGGAAATAGCCATCGGTCAAGAGATTGCCGGACGACTGCTTGGGGCTGCGCCTCTGGTCAAGGATGAACGCCTGCAACGGTACGTCAATCATGTTGGAAGGTGGCTAAGCCTACAGAGTGGAAGAACCGACCTTGATTGGTATTTTGGAGTGATTGATTCCGAGGATATCAATGCCTTTGCTGCGCCGGGTGGATTTATTTTTCTGACCAAAGGTTTGTATCGACAACTTCATTCTGAAGCGGAATTGGCTGGGGTCCTGGGACATGAAATTGGTCATGTTGTTAAACAGCATCATCTAACCATCATTAAGCAAAGCCAGGCGATTGATATGGGAAGAAGCGTGTTTTCTCAAAAACTCGGTAATATGAAGAATGAGCAAGCGAAGCAGGCCGTGAATAATCTTATTGGAAGTGGAGCAGAAGTGATGGCTCGCGGATTGGATAAAGATGCCGAATATCAGGCCGACAGAATTGGGGTAGTGTTGGCCGCCAGAGCCGGCTATGACGCCTATGGCCTGCCAATGGTGTTGCAGGAAATTGGTCATGCAGGTCTCAGTGACAGCAGTGTCGCCTTACTGTTTAAGACTCATCCTCATCCCGATACGAGATTGGCAGAACTCGGTGATTCTATGGGAGAAAGCTTTGATCAATATTCTAACGGCAAAACTGTGAAAGACCGATTTTACACACTGTCAAAATAG
- a CDS encoding SH3 domain-containing protein produces the protein MRKWFAFLTIVMIGVFPAEGKASDPGVAARACQLMSEPFKDAREVLSLKEGDTVEILRRKGGWLEVSRKDKTGWVRMLYIRRGGSAEKASAATEASGVLGLATGRAGTGNVVAATGVRGLDEEELKEAEFNEHELQTLKTYRTSKKQAQGFANQAGLQVQKVPFIQTTDGN, from the coding sequence ATGAGGAAATGGTTTGCCTTTCTGACAATAGTCATGATTGGAGTCTTTCCCGCAGAGGGAAAAGCTTCGGATCCCGGTGTAGCCGCTAGAGCGTGCCAGCTCATGAGCGAACCCTTTAAAGATGCTCGAGAAGTGCTATCGTTAAAAGAAGGCGACACCGTGGAGATTCTGAGAAGAAAAGGTGGATGGTTAGAAGTGTCCCGTAAAGATAAAACCGGATGGGTGAGAATGCTCTATATTCGACGGGGGGGCTCTGCGGAAAAGGCTTCCGCGGCGACGGAAGCCTCAGGAGTATTGGGTTTAGCCACTGGGAGAGCTGGAACTGGAAATGTTGTGGCCGCTACGGGCGTTCGCGGATTAGATGAAGAAGAATTAAAAGAGGCCGAATTTAATGAACATGAATTACAGACATTGAAAACCTATCGGACTTCAAAGAAACAAGCACAAGGTTTTGCCAATCAGGCAGGGTTACAAGTACAAAAAGTTCCGTTTATACAGACGACAGACGGGAATTAA
- a CDS encoding CHASE2 domain-containing protein translates to MKNLSVEKLIQVGYRYVTKSQGRFYLYLAIFCSVLVILDAGSFELIRGMKLKTFDVIMKNRILFHKADPDIVIVDIDEASLEAMAQEYGRWPWPRQVFAEFLEMLQEQGPSAVVFDILFSDPDVFNKESDLYFNDVVSDSENTFFPMMRLSPTNDKLSKVTPSMIPGVEPVHGEAQDEKGIALILPAFTGIIQSGRVGTNNVYPDRDGIVRQYPIYRDHFGWRVPSLPAKIGDTLGWRLPNDSDVFLNWRGKFGAFRSVRFSDVFDDFLRRDKQRASDEFTGKIVIIGSTASALFDTKPTPMEKIHPGVEILATAIGNIKNGDWITQAKNPWLFTALALGLIWITALAFLTGVKRKAIDMVFAGSQVGLMAFTFASLNLTTYYLDLTAPITAGLIYFSLARVYAYAEATIMEKYVWLNVEEGVDGWQYTVVVVVQPESLEEIPEGRFLTLLKRGLYGKKVGFTIEAFSRKPAGIEKAFQNMFLIYWVENHVKTKPWEVEKSGEQTVSLVREVVRSICENDRIGCKLGWCQGPLTYGNENSRMEAWQHLVIKAMVNLKEQPIGIT, encoded by the coding sequence ATGAAGAATCTTTCCGTTGAAAAACTCATTCAGGTGGGATATCGCTATGTGACGAAATCGCAAGGTCGGTTTTATCTTTATTTGGCGATTTTTTGTAGCGTCCTCGTGATATTGGATGCCGGCTCGTTCGAACTGATTCGGGGAATGAAACTGAAGACATTTGATGTGATCATGAAAAACCGGATCCTGTTTCACAAAGCCGACCCCGACATTGTGATTGTGGATATTGATGAAGCCAGTTTGGAGGCCATGGCTCAAGAATATGGCCGGTGGCCCTGGCCACGTCAGGTCTTTGCAGAATTTCTGGAAATGCTACAGGAGCAAGGGCCCTCTGCCGTGGTATTTGATATTTTATTTAGTGATCCTGATGTGTTCAATAAAGAATCAGATTTGTACTTCAATGACGTCGTCAGTGATTCGGAAAATACATTTTTCCCCATGATGCGGTTATCCCCAACGAACGATAAACTTAGCAAAGTGACGCCTTCCATGATTCCGGGTGTAGAACCCGTTCATGGCGAGGCACAAGACGAAAAAGGGATTGCCCTGATCTTGCCCGCCTTCACCGGCATTATTCAGAGTGGAAGAGTGGGGACCAACAATGTCTATCCGGATCGGGATGGCATTGTTCGTCAATACCCCATCTATCGTGATCATTTTGGATGGCGTGTACCTTCCCTGCCTGCCAAAATCGGGGATACGCTGGGGTGGAGACTCCCGAATGATTCAGATGTGTTTTTAAACTGGCGTGGAAAATTCGGGGCATTCAGATCGGTTCGCTTTAGTGACGTCTTTGACGATTTTTTGAGGAGAGATAAGCAACGGGCTTCGGATGAATTCACTGGAAAAATTGTGATCATCGGGTCTACAGCCTCGGCCCTGTTCGACACCAAGCCCACTCCCATGGAGAAAATTCATCCCGGTGTGGAAATTCTGGCCACGGCGATTGGCAATATCAAAAACGGAGATTGGATCACCCAGGCCAAAAACCCTTGGCTCTTTACCGCACTGGCCCTTGGACTCATCTGGATCACAGCCTTGGCCTTTTTGACCGGGGTCAAACGCAAAGCCATAGATATGGTGTTTGCCGGTTCGCAAGTAGGTTTGATGGCGTTTACTTTCGCGAGTTTGAATCTTACCACCTACTACCTTGATTTAACGGCACCCATTACCGCCGGCTTGATCTATTTTTCTCTCGCACGGGTGTATGCCTATGCCGAAGCCACGATCATGGAAAAATATGTTTGGCTCAATGTGGAAGAGGGGGTGGACGGATGGCAATATACCGTGGTGGTGGTGGTTCAACCGGAGAGCTTGGAGGAAATCCCGGAAGGGAGATTCTTGACCCTGCTGAAGCGTGGCCTGTATGGCAAGAAGGTTGGGTTTACAATAGAAGCCTTCTCACGAAAACCTGCCGGCATTGAAAAAGCCTTTCAGAATATGTTCCTTATTTATTGGGTCGAAAATCATGTGAAAACCAAGCCATGGGAGGTGGAAAAATCCGGTGAACAAACGGTATCCCTGGTTCGAGAAGTAGTTCGCAGCATCTGTGAAAATGATAGAATAGGATGTAAGCTGGGATGGTGCCAAGGTCCCCTGACCTATGGGAATGAAAATTCCAGAATGGAGGCTTGGCAACATTTAGTGATTAAAGCCATGGTCAATCTCAAAGAGCAGCCGATTGGGATTACTTGA
- a CDS encoding SulP family inorganic anion transporter, producing MPMIHGLHFNNFRGDIYGGVVAAVVALPLALAFGVASGAGAIAGLYGAILVGLFASIFGGTPAQCSGPTGPMTVVMAGILVQFSDNPALAFTVVIMGGGLQILFGLLGFGHYIALVPYPVISGFMSGIGCIILILQVGPLVGFEAKPEGIYANLLAIPEFLSNPLPQATILGLLTIAIMYLTPVRMSQLIPPQLLALCAGTLGAYFFFPHAPVIGNVPEGFPSFIIPDMETSVMLLMVEGAVVLALLGSIDSLLTSLVCDNMTRTQHDSNQELIGQGVGNMMAGLFGGLPGAGATMRSVANIRSGGRTPISGILMSLVLLATLLGLGPLAEKIPLAVLAGILFKVGLDIIDWRLLRHLVKAPRTDVLIMGVVLIITVLVDLISAVGVGIVLASLLFVKRMAELELANLRVISEPTQEIPFHPEEKAILERNTGRIVLIHVDGPMSFGSAKTMVRRLESLKGFNTFTHVVLDLSDVSAIDGTAALAVEDMLRMVQAHRQNLYFVGIKPGVLKVLEGLGVLDHIGPEQRYDLRLDALRHADQGHNFSPTDELSGAQRA from the coding sequence ATGCCCATGATTCATGGACTGCATTTCAATAATTTTCGAGGAGATATCTACGGTGGCGTGGTGGCGGCTGTGGTCGCACTACCATTAGCCCTCGCTTTTGGGGTGGCCTCAGGGGCCGGTGCAATTGCCGGACTCTATGGCGCCATCCTTGTCGGATTGTTCGCATCCATATTCGGAGGGACCCCTGCGCAATGTTCCGGCCCCACCGGTCCCATGACGGTTGTGATGGCTGGCATTCTGGTTCAATTCTCTGACAATCCAGCCCTCGCTTTTACAGTGGTGATCATGGGTGGGGGGTTACAAATTTTGTTCGGATTGCTGGGATTCGGGCATTATATTGCCCTTGTTCCCTATCCGGTGATTTCAGGGTTCATGAGCGGGATTGGATGCATTATTCTTATTTTGCAGGTTGGACCGCTTGTTGGATTCGAAGCCAAACCGGAAGGAATATATGCCAATCTGTTGGCCATTCCGGAATTTTTATCAAATCCTCTCCCCCAAGCAACCATTCTGGGGCTCCTGACTATTGCGATCATGTATCTGACACCAGTACGAATGAGTCAATTGATTCCTCCCCAACTTCTGGCCCTATGTGCAGGCACCCTGGGAGCCTATTTCTTTTTCCCTCACGCACCAGTGATTGGAAATGTTCCGGAAGGATTTCCATCTTTTATCATCCCTGATATGGAGACCAGTGTAATGCTTCTGATGGTAGAGGGGGCGGTAGTGTTGGCTCTCCTTGGAAGTATTGATAGTCTGCTCACCTCGTTGGTCTGTGACAACATGACCCGTACCCAACATGATTCGAATCAGGAATTGATTGGTCAGGGAGTTGGCAATATGATGGCCGGTCTCTTTGGCGGCCTTCCGGGAGCAGGCGCGACCATGCGGTCTGTGGCCAATATTCGGAGTGGTGGCCGAACGCCCATATCGGGGATCCTCATGTCATTGGTGTTATTGGCCACATTGCTGGGGCTGGGACCGTTAGCGGAAAAAATCCCTTTAGCCGTGTTGGCCGGGATTTTATTCAAGGTGGGGCTGGATATTATTGATTGGAGATTACTCCGACACCTGGTCAAGGCCCCACGAACCGATGTGCTGATTATGGGGGTGGTGCTGATCATTACGGTTCTTGTGGATTTAATCTCGGCTGTTGGCGTGGGAATCGTCCTGGCGAGTCTGTTATTTGTTAAGCGCATGGCCGAACTTGAATTAGCCAATTTACGGGTCATAAGTGAGCCGACACAGGAGATCCCGTTTCATCCTGAAGAAAAAGCCATTCTTGAACGCAACACCGGTCGGATTGTCCTGATTCATGTGGATGGTCCGATGAGTTTCGGTTCGGCAAAAACTATGGTGAGACGATTGGAGTCGCTAAAAGGCTTCAATACCTTTACCCATGTCGTTCTCGATTTGTCCGACGTTTCCGCCATTGACGGAACTGCCGCCCTTGCGGTTGAGGATATGCTCCGCATGGTTCAGGCACATCGCCAGAATCTATACTTTGTTGGAATTAAACCGGGAGTCCTTAAAGTTCTGGAAGGATTGGGAGTTTTGGATCACATTGGACCTGAACAACGGTACGACCTTCGATTGGATGCCTTGCGTCATGCCGATCAAGGACATAATTTTTCACCCACAGATGAACTCTCCGGTGCGCAACGGGCATGA
- a CDS encoding response regulator transcription factor produces MESSSVLAPPFMAALYLKNRLMKIRIFIVDDHAVLRSGLRLLINGQSDMEVVGESGGAPSALEAVQELLPHVILMDLAMQGHMHIDTIGELKKCCPSGNILVLTMHTESGYVRGSLAAGAAGYVVKSAADTELLTAIRTVAQGKTFVDWTVGKGVGQDLPAAPRKRLADRAPGLLGELSPREREIFGLVAQGFTNQHIAEQLGISVKSVETYRARVMEKLGLRSRADLVQFALSCGVLTSGNSL; encoded by the coding sequence ATGGAATCGTCTTCAGTCCTGGCTCCACCATTCATGGCAGCATTATATTTAAAAAATCGTCTCATGAAAATTCGGATTTTTATCGTCGATGATCATGCAGTTCTCCGGTCCGGGTTACGTCTCTTGATTAATGGGCAATCGGATATGGAAGTCGTTGGTGAATCCGGAGGCGCCCCTTCCGCCCTTGAGGCGGTTCAAGAGCTGTTGCCTCATGTCATCTTGATGGACCTGGCCATGCAAGGTCATATGCATATTGACACAATCGGCGAACTGAAAAAATGCTGTCCTTCCGGAAATATCCTTGTTCTGACCATGCACACCGAAAGCGGCTACGTTCGCGGGTCATTAGCTGCCGGTGCTGCGGGGTATGTTGTCAAGAGTGCGGCTGACACCGAATTATTGACAGCCATCCGTACCGTTGCCCAAGGAAAGACCTTTGTGGATTGGACTGTAGGGAAAGGGGTGGGACAGGATCTCCCCGCTGCCCCCAGGAAGAGGCTTGCCGACAGGGCCCCTGGATTGCTGGGAGAACTCAGTCCGAGAGAGCGTGAGATTTTCGGTCTGGTCGCACAAGGGTTTACTAATCAGCACATTGCTGAACAATTGGGAATTAGTGTCAAATCGGTTGAAACGTATCGTGCAAGGGTTATGGAAAAACTCGGTCTTCGTAGTCGTGCCGACCTTGTGCAGTTTGCTCTGAGCTGTGGTGTGCTGACGTCCGGAAATTCTCTCTGA
- a CDS encoding BON domain-containing protein, which yields MNGFISIQYVHRFLQEKSTASFMWLLGGVLIFSQLPELGTAAGSSPYPTHTLSNQTIAQAVERKLRADGVISIDHMNMIVREGVVTFKGTVNTLLAKERAARLAETVKGVRAVVNQLQVHSFIPYTDSEVKQRVMEELKSNSALNPEMIQVAVKEGVVTLTGHVESWDGKFILEKMIKQVKGVKEVENHLAFLKNEPRSDADMKRDIVKRFRYDVWIPAEAIEVKVENGKVVLTGVVGSAMAKRKAVFHAWGTGVKEVETKDLVIDPELSETMSRTKTINLSPEKIREALINAFSYDPRVGQAPEVEVKDGVVTLRGPINSLQAKRAAEEDALNTVGVRNVQNVLKVQPPDGMSDGEIGNSIRKAWERNPYLTRLGMDVTVFDGTAYLAGTVGSNFEKDQAEEAAASVQGVTEIINRLQVNAPWVGKQDSEIREDVKEQLWWSPFVDSDSITVSVDQGVVTLEGTVGSWQEWRIASENAVEGGARSVRNNLAVDNADREDEDVKARKQRAG from the coding sequence ATGAACGGCTTCATTTCGATACAATATGTTCACCGATTTTTGCAGGAAAAGAGCACTGCGTCTTTTATGTGGTTACTGGGAGGAGTCTTGATTTTTTCCCAGTTGCCCGAACTCGGGACGGCAGCCGGCTCTTCACCATACCCCACCCATACTCTGTCCAACCAAACAATAGCCCAAGCTGTTGAACGTAAACTGCGTGCGGATGGGGTCATATCCATTGATCACATGAACATGATCGTACGGGAAGGAGTCGTGACCTTTAAAGGAACCGTCAATACCCTGTTGGCGAAGGAGCGCGCTGCAAGACTGGCGGAAACCGTCAAAGGTGTGCGGGCTGTCGTGAATCAACTTCAGGTTCATTCTTTCATCCCTTATACAGATTCGGAGGTGAAGCAACGGGTTATGGAGGAATTGAAGAGTAATTCCGCCCTAAATCCGGAAATGATTCAAGTGGCAGTGAAGGAAGGAGTGGTGACGTTGACTGGCCATGTGGAATCCTGGGATGGAAAATTTATCTTGGAAAAAATGATCAAACAGGTCAAAGGTGTGAAAGAGGTCGAAAATCATTTAGCATTTCTCAAAAATGAACCACGTTCCGATGCCGACATGAAACGGGACATAGTCAAACGATTTAGGTACGATGTGTGGATTCCGGCAGAGGCCATTGAAGTGAAGGTTGAGAATGGAAAGGTCGTCCTCACGGGAGTTGTCGGCAGCGCCATGGCCAAGAGAAAGGCTGTTTTTCATGCTTGGGGGACAGGAGTCAAAGAGGTGGAAACGAAAGATTTGGTGATTGATCCGGAGCTTTCTGAAACTATGTCACGGACGAAAACCATCAACCTTTCTCCAGAAAAAATTCGGGAGGCTCTTATCAATGCCTTCTCCTATGATCCGCGGGTCGGTCAGGCGCCGGAGGTGGAAGTGAAAGACGGTGTTGTCACGTTACGTGGGCCAATCAATAGTCTACAGGCTAAACGTGCCGCGGAAGAGGATGCGTTGAACACAGTGGGCGTGAGGAATGTGCAGAATGTTTTAAAAGTTCAACCGCCGGATGGCATGTCGGATGGGGAAATCGGCAATTCTATCCGCAAAGCCTGGGAGCGAAATCCCTACCTGACCCGATTGGGCATGGATGTCACCGTTTTCGATGGAACCGCTTATTTAGCGGGAACAGTCGGATCAAATTTTGAGAAAGATCAGGCCGAGGAGGCGGCTGCCAGTGTTCAAGGCGTGACTGAAATTATCAACCGCCTACAAGTGAATGCGCCATGGGTAGGAAAACAGGACTCGGAAATCCGTGAAGATGTTAAAGAACAATTATGGTGGAGCCCGTTTGTGGATAGCGATAGCATTACTGTCTCGGTTGACCAGGGAGTGGTCACATTAGAAGGTACGGTTGGGAGCTGGCAGGAATGGCGCATCGCGAGTGAAAACGCTGTGGAAGGAGGAGCGCGAAGTGTGCGTAACAATTTAGCGGTGGACAATGCTGATCGGGAGGATGAGGACGTTAAGGCACGTAAACAAAGGGCCGGTTAA